CAGTACCAGGGCGATATTGCTCCAGTGAACGGGGATGTCGGAGGGGTAGGAGTGCGCCGCCAGAACGATGACCACGGCGCTCCCCAGGCCGAGCACCAGGGTGCAGAGGATCAGGAACAGGGCAATGCTGATGAACTTGCTGAGCAGAAACGCCGCCCGGCTCACGGGGAGCGTCAGGATTGACGTGGTGTAGCGGCGCTCGATATCCCGCCAGATCGATGACGCGCCAAGCAGCAGCGTCACCACTAACAAAACTCCGGAAACCGCAGAGAGAGACAGGGTGACTGCCAACTCCTGCACCTGGCGCATGGAAAAGCTGCTCAGTGCCGGCACAAGGAGGAGCATGGTCAAGGCAACACCGAGCACGGCAGACAGCACACGGTCACGGACCATGGCGCGCAGATGGTTTTTAACGAGGACGGCAACCTGAGGCAACATGTTCAAGAACCTAACAAAAAAGACCGGCAGGAGTCAACCTCCCGCCGGTCCTTGTGATGAAAGCCGTAAAAATTACATCTCGGTCCAACCCGTAGCGAACGACTGGTTGTCGGCAGAATCCAGGCCCGGAATTTCGCCATCCTGCCCGACCTCCTGGAAGTAGATGGCAGTCGAGTCATGGGCGGTGCCGTAGGCCTTGGTGCCGCTGTCGTGCTTGGTGCCGGCTGCGTAGCCACTGTCGTCATACTGGGCTCTGAAAACCACGCCCTTGGACATCTTGCCGAGAAGAACGCCCGATGCGGCTTGCGTGGCATCAACACCACCATAGATAGACTCGCCCGGATTGCAATCGGTGTCCTGACCAAGCGCCGCAGCAAAGGCGGAGCCGCAAGTGACAAGCATGATAAGTGCAGCAAATGTCAATACTTTCTTCACGATATCCTCCACTGGTTAAGGATTGTTTAGTTAGCGGGCATCAAGGGCTTCAGGGTACTTCTGGGTTTCGGCCATGTACGCCTCGAACCCGGTCTTGATGTTCTTCAGGTCGCTGTTGGCGGCGCTGTTGTAGGCCTTCTGCCGGTAGGCGGAGAACTGCGGGATGGCGATGGCTGCCAGGATGCCGATGATCGCCACGACGATCAACAGCTCGATCAGGGTGAAACCCTTTTCGCTCTTTTTGAACTTCTTCAACATTGTCTTCCTCCTTGAGTGGATGGTTGATGCCGGACGCTACGCCCGACCCATTGAGCCCTCTGTGAACAGCAGCAACAACCTGCTTGCCACAATCCAATAGCAACGGTCATGCCAAGCGTTTAAACCACAAAACAGGCGCAAATTAACAGAGTGTTAGACAGACTGCAAGTCTTTATCGGCACCGGCAGCGCCCCGGCTACGCCAGCAAGCGTCACCTGGCCTGACAATTATGGTCACTCTTCCTCACCCGGGTCGATATCAAACTTGGCCAGACGGTAACGGATGGAGCGAAAGGTGATCCCCAGCAGCTCGGCCGCCCTCTTGCGGATGCCGCCGGTCTTCTCCAGGGCCTTGAGCAGGATGTCCTTTTCAATGCCACCCAGGTAGGCATCGAGATCGAGTCCCGTGTCGGGGATTTCCGCCAGATGCCCCGACTGCACCGGGCGGCCGGCATGAAATTGCGGCGGCAGTCCGGACTCGGTGATCTGGCTCGACTGGCCGAGCACGAGGCAGCGCTCGACGACGTTTTCCAGCTCACGGACATTGCCGGGCCAGTGGTAATCGAGCATGCTGCACAGGGCGCTCTCCGCAATGTCCACCCCCTCCCGGCCGGTGATGCTGCGGAAGAAATGCTCGATCAGCAGCGGGATGTCGTCCCGCCGCTCCCGCAGAGGGGGCAATATGATGCGGATGACGTTGAGCCGGTAGAAGAGGTCCTCGCGAAAGGCTCCGCGTCCGACTTCTTCCTCCAGGTTTTTATTGGAGGCGGCGACCATACGCACGTCGACCTGGATGTTCCGGGTGCCGCCGACCCGTCGGAACTCGCGCTCCTGCAGCACCCGCAGCAGCTTCACCTGCATCGACGGGGGGAGTTCGCCGATCTCGTCGAGGAAGAGCGTACCGCCGTTGGCGACTTCGAAGAGGCCGGCCTTCTGCTGCACGGCGCCGGTGAAGGAGCCCTTTTCGTGACCGAAGAGCTCGCTCTCAAGCAGGTTCTCAGGGATCGCCCCGCAGTTCACCGCGATGAAGGGTTTGTCCTTGCGCTCGCTGTTGTAATGAATCGCCTTGGCGACCAGTTCCTTGCCGGTGCCGCTCTCGCCGGCGACCAGCACATTCGCCCGGCTGGCTGCCACCTTCTCGATGAGGTCGTAGACCTCCTGCATCTTCTTGCTCTTGCCGATCAGGTTGCCGAAGGAATAGCGCCGGTCGAGTTCCTTCTTCAGCTGGAGGTTTTCCTGTCGCAGGGTCTTGCGTTCGAGAGCGTTCTTGACGACGAGACGGATCTCTTCGTTCTTGAATGGCTTGGTGATGTAGTCGTACGCCCCCTGCTTCATCGCCTCCACCGCTTCTTCGGTGGTGGAAAAGGCGGTGATCATCAGCACCACGGTCTCCGGAAACCGTTCACGGATGTGCGCCAGCAGCTCGAAACCGTTGAGGCGAGGCATCTTGATGTCGCTGACCACCAGGTCATACCCCTGCACCTTGAGCCGCTCGACGGCTTGGGCTCCGTCACTTACGGCATCCACCCGATAACCCTCGCGGTGCAGCATGATGGAGAGGACCTCCCGCAT
Above is a genomic segment from Desulfuromonadales bacterium containing:
- a CDS encoding sigma-54 dependent transcriptional regulator gives rise to the protein MQPANYQILLVDDEESMREVLSIMLHREGYRVDAVSDGAQAVERLKVQGYDLVVSDIKMPRLNGFELLAHIRERFPETVVLMITAFSTTEEAVEAMKQGAYDYITKPFKNEEIRLVVKNALERKTLRQENLQLKKELDRRYSFGNLIGKSKKMQEVYDLIEKVAASRANVLVAGESGTGKELVAKAIHYNSERKDKPFIAVNCGAIPENLLESELFGHEKGSFTGAVQQKAGLFEVANGGTLFLDEIGELPPSMQVKLLRVLQEREFRRVGGTRNIQVDVRMVAASNKNLEEEVGRGAFREDLFYRLNVIRIILPPLRERRDDIPLLIEHFFRSITGREGVDIAESALCSMLDYHWPGNVRELENVVERCLVLGQSSQITESGLPPQFHAGRPVQSGHLAEIPDTGLDLDAYLGGIEKDILLKALEKTGGIRKRAAELLGITFRSIRYRLAKFDIDPGEEE
- a CDS encoding ABC transporter permease; the protein is MLPQVAVLVKNHLRAMVRDRVLSAVLGVALTMLLLVPALSSFSMRQVQELAVTLSLSAVSGVLLVVTLLLGASSIWRDIERRYTTSILTLPVSRAAFLLSKFISIALFLILCTLVLGLGSAVVIVLAAHSYPSDIPVHWSNIALVL
- a CDS encoding prepilin-type N-terminal cleavage/methylation domain-containing protein, producing MLKKFKKSEKGFTLIELLIVVAIIGILAAIAIPQFSAYRQKAYNSAANSDLKNIKTGFEAYMAETQKYPEALDAR